tttttttaatgtatcacagttttattttcaaatttccttAAGCGCTTGTGGTTGCAGGCAttacaaaggaaatatttagtTAGCTAATTAGTAAGGAAAATTTTGTATGGGaatcaaagcaaaaccacacaatTATTCATAGATGAGAAAGTTACACAGAGCAACTCCATTTTCACATCTGGCCTGCTACCAAAAATATGTCGGGTGATTTCATCCTGTTTCCTATAGCCCACTAACTTGTATTTGACCATACAGAGTGTCTTCAAGGGCAGTATTCAACCTTGTCTTGACCTGAAATCCCCAGGAGACAGAGTTTATCCTTCTCTTAGGTATGCTAATTAAGATCTACCTTGAACTCCAGCAATTGATTCTTCTTATGCCTTTCTCCACTAGATGAAAGACACCATACTGTGAACTGTTTCTTACGGTCTCAAGCTTTGCAAAAGCCTGTTCAGAGCAGAACCACAATGCTGAATCAAGAATAGTTCATTTTAGGCAGCTTGGGGCAAGCAGTATTTCAGCTCACCTTCCTCAGAGGCCTCATCATGATCCTGCAGCTGTTCCAGAGGTCCCAAACTTGTCACAGGACCACAAGGCCCCGGTGGACGCCTTgacttttgaaggaaaaaatcttcAGAGACAGCATACTCAGAGGCTTGGTCCACTctctttaaattaaagaaaggaaaacatttctaagGATTGCTGgatattattttaaacttctATATCCACATTTCTCTTCCAGAAAGAGCAAATATCAGTGGGAATGTAACACAAGACAGCATGGCTGTTATAAGAAAtagatttctttcaaaacacGTTTTTCTGACAGCTCAATTGACTGGAGAAATTGGACTTAGGAATCATTAAGTAATAAGCATTCATTTGGCAATTAGTGCCAATCATAGTGATTGGAGAACATGTAGGGAGAATACAAACACCCAGCCCTCACAAGCTGGATGGAGACTTGCTGAGCTAGTCCCCAGCAACCACCAACTATGAAATTTGGTACCAGCATTTTGTCACAACCAGGCTGGCCACCGTGTAAATAGTCTTAGTGATTTTTCTGTCCCATATTTGTCTGTCTCTCTGAGGTGTACACGGTCCTGACGCATCATTGTGTTTTCACGTGTAACACCTGTACCCCAGCCAGACTGTGTTTCTGCAGAATTTCTTCCCTTTGTGCTAGGGCAACCACAgcaagctgctgccagcagccttgGAAGCTGCACGAGATGGCAGATGCGCCCTCCCACCCGCCATAAGAAGCAGGCTGAGGGTGGGGTGTCCGAGGAAGTGATACAAAGGGAACTTCACcctaaaattaatttcccttgATTTCAGGTGGTTGTAGATGCAGGAAACGGTGCTTTGGGGTAAACCTCTTGAATTACTTGCCCATACATACAACCTGCAGTACAGCTCAACAGCAAGCTTTGTGTGTGACCCCTGAGTTTTATGCACAGCAACAAGTACCCTACTCTTGAGTCAGTTACTGTGCAAGTTACTTCAGCTTGATAACGGTGTTCCAAGTTATCAGAGTCAAACTCTGACTGGAAACgagatagaaaaaaaccccaaccaaccagTGTTTCAGCCACCTGACCCTTTTCTTGAACCAGTGTTTAACGCTGCCGTGCTCAGCGCCGTGCACCCGACTGCAGCCCGTCGACCCCATCCACTGGCAAACCGCACGGCCGCTGCTGCATTTCCCAGGTCCCACACCTGGGAACGCGGTTTCTGAGCCCGAGCCCGACCCCGCTTTAAAAAACAGTGGGGGGCCCGCGTGTGCAGGACCCAGGCCGAGCCGGGCCCAGCCGAGCCAAGCCCAGCCGCCGCTTTCGGCCCGTGGGGCGTGGCCCCGATTGGACAGCGCCCTGCAGGGCGCGCCCCGATTGGACAGCGCGCTGCAGGGCGCCCCCTAGCGCTCTCCGGCTCCCCGGCGGGCCCCGTTACCTTCTGTCGGGCCGCGGCGGTGAGCCGCCGCCAGCGGAAGAGCGGGTACCGGCGCCCCGGGGGGCCCGCGGCCGCGCTGGGCGCCCCGGCGAGccgcccgcccctccccgcgGGGCCCGCAGCGCACCGCGCCGTCAGCGGCCGCGCCATGGCAACCCGCCGCCGTCCCCGCGGCGCGTGGCGGAAGGGAGGTGTCTCCCCGCCGGCGCAGGCTGATGATGCCCCGTGAGGCGCTGGGGGCGGGTACGGGAAGCGGGGAGGCCGCCTCGCGCCCAGCGGCGGTGCGGTAACGGCGCTGCGTGGCGGAGGATGAGGGTGTCGCTGCGCggagcggggggcggcgggcggctcgGGGTGCTGGCGGGCctgggccggggcggggccgccgccctGCCGCTGCCGGGCTGCCTGCTCTACACGCGGACCGGCTCGGCGCCCCACCTCACCCGCGACACGCTGCAGGCGGTCGGCGGCGTCCCCGCCGTGGCGCAGCTCGCCCTGCCCGCCATGTGAGTGCCGGGTAGGCGGTGAGGGGTGTCCCCGGGGGCCAGGCGGGCTTCTCGCTTCCCCCGGGGCGAGGCAAAACGTCGGGGTTGGTCGCCCCGTTGTTGCTTCCCCGtcggagggagctggggtggctcggcggggagcagggagagggccGCATAATTTGAGTGTCTTTTGGCCAAATCCTTCGTAGCGACTTCACAGTCGTCTTCCCAGCAGAATAACAGGCTTTAGAAACAGCCAACTCTCAAATCTAGTTAGGTAAGTGGCGACTGAAAGGAAAGATTAACATCATAAGGCTTGCCAGGAGGTCTTCCCTCCCGAAGTTGTATAGTTGTTGAGTGATGCACGTTAGTAAGTCGCAGCGTAGCTTCGTGCTCTTGCTAGCAAGTCAGTGGCAGTGGAGATAAAAGCTCTGCCTTTTTGCCACAAAATCAGGAGTGCCCCGGTTTGTAAGCTGTGATTCTCGAGCTCTGTGTCTCTGGCATGTAGTACCATCCGtccctgctttgctgcctgATAGCTGGATGGCAATTATCGGTGCCTAAACCAATCCAAGTTTGGATAACGCATAAGTATGAAAACAGAAGCCTTAGTTATGAAACCACTGCTCTTTCTTGACAGTTGTTTGCTTAGTTAATGTATTTCTGTATCTGGGTGCAGGGCAGAACTTCACGAGGTCCTGGAAGAATATAAAGAAGGAGCTGCAAAATTTATAGGTAAAGTGTGTGCGTTTGCTTGCATGTCTGGAGAGATGATACAGGTGGATCCTACTGGTGCATTTTTAGGCAGAAAGATGTAGGTATAGGCTTTCCACATTTAGGTGTTTTCATATTCAGTGACAGTAAGGAAGATTTGAAATAGTACGTTGTCGCTAATATGGCCAGAAACCCTTCAAACAGGATACAAAAATACGTAGTTTtgcttatttctctttttctgcacCTAGCCTTCTTCTTGGGAGCTTCAGCACTGACCGGGATGGGCTTTGCCCAAAAGCTGGGACTAGAACTGAGAGAGGTTTTATTGTAGCCCCCAGTCACTGCTGCAAATGAATCTGCAATTTGTGACATCTTTTGATGAGAAGAATTAGAAATTCTCATGAAAATGGCCTTCCCCATACAGCTgttcaaatatatttcctgaGAGTATCTACGTGCTCAGGCTGGCTGTTTTGATTCTTGTAAAACAGTTGGTTTCATCTAAAGATTTCCAACAGGAGTCTTCGTCCAGTATGAATAAACAAGCCAAGCATCCCACATCAAATCAGTCTCAGCTGGTGCTCAGTCTCTGCTTCTGAGCTATTCCTGTTCTGAGAAGATGTTAggggaaggacccatgttggatTTTGTGGGAGCTTTGAGGAACTAAAGAAGCAGATGGAGGGGCTCATTCTTCCcctgttctttcttcctgtctGTTTAGCAGTCGGACTGTACTTGCTCCCTGtcttctccttccatttttctgtgttaaaagaGTCAGTTTTAGGAATAGACTCATTTTTACTTATGGATAGTCAAATGCAAAACAGTCAACGTTGCCATAGCCCTCAGCTACTGCACCATGCCTTTGATCTTCATCAGTCCCTGAAATCCATTTTTGGAGCAGTCCCTGAATGAAATCTTTGTCTTAACACCTTGGTGATAAGAATGAGTAAAGCAGCAGTTCCTGCGTTTGCGACTGTCCTGGATTTTTCCTCTGGTTGTTTTAACAGATCAGTAAAAGGTTGACTGCACACATTACGCAGCCAAAGATTGCTGTTGTCAAGCTCATGTGGCGAAGGAACCTGAATGCACAGTGAATGCGGGGTTAGCCTGTGTTTACATCTTGGGTGGTTGCTCGGAGATCTGGAGGACAATCAGCCATGTCAACAAGCTTCTCTGCGATGCTTGTTTGTCTGTGTTTCTCAGGCTACACTGGCTACAGGGTAAGCCCTGTTGAAGTGATGGCATGactttaatttctgtaatttacAGACAGTTCTTTGGAATGTAGCATActttgcaagaaaagaaatctttgtcTGAAATTTCTTGGAGGCTTCACCAATTTCAGTGACTATCTGAAGGGAAAAACTGTCATTGAGATGTACTATCTAGCTTTCTGACATTTGAAATCTCCAATCTGGCAGGGATGATAAATTTCTCATTTGTGTAGCTCACCTGTCCTCTCACTGTATGTCGTCCTTCCTTAAAAGTTATAGGCTTGAGGTTGTTGCTCAGTTTAGATTGTGTCAAATGTCAGATGTCTCCAGTTATCAGTTGACTTTTGATCAATTGATCAATGGTAAAGTGAGTCAGCTATTGGGTCTGGCAAATGCTAGTAGCAGGAGTATTAATCAAGAAGAAGCATAAGTAAATCTCAAAGGAGCTACATAGGCTGCAGAATAAAAGGGTATTATTTGATGCTTTGACCTGATGCTgcatcctcctccctccagctagtaaagctggggaaaaggtCTGCCACCTGTGGTGCTGAGAGATCAAatgaacaatattttctttgttagaATGGATGTATTTGTGTTTACGAGAATACCCTGTTCCCTTTTGCAAATTTACAAACCACATCTTTATATTACCTTTGTTTTGGTTCACAGAACTCtactctctgtctgtctttctgtcccCAGGTATGCCAGACACGGTGCTGTACTGCTCCCTTCATGACCCTGTCACTCCCTGTCCATCTGGCTACAACACAAACAAGGTACATTGTAAAGACTTGAAAGGCTCTGCTTAAAGTTCCCAAGAGAAAGCTGCCAGTCCTCCCCTCACGTGTGTAGGGGTGCTTAGACAgccacaggattttttttatgctttatagaaaaataaatctttgcaCAAAGAGGGGTGTCATTTACGTGCTCATAACTCCAACTGAATAAAGCTGGACACTTTCTTACTTGGCAGTGCGTTCTCTGGACAGTTAAGTGGCGATTCAGATAAAAACGAGAGCTGTGGACTCCCATGCTGTTGCAGTTAATATGGTGGTAAAAGAAAATACGTGTGTTTTAGCTTATATGCTGTACAAGCTTAAGGTGATGCCACCGATAAGCAATAAACCTGAACCTCTGTGTGTCTTTACAGTCTGCTGCAGGCCCACAAAGGGGGAGAACTTAGTATTTCTGCAGGAAGGTGGCTCAGCAATCGCGGAGTGTGTGGTATTGCGGATGTTTGCCCATTCCGTCCCACAAGCACGATTGTTCCCCATGCAATCCACATGCTACCTGCTGCCTGCTACAGCTTTGGCTTGGAGGGGCCGCTCCTGGCCCCTGCTCAGATACAGTCAGTCCTAGGCCTGTATGGGTATGGTCATATTTGGTGAAAGGTACTGAATGGCAGAGGGTATCTACTGCCATCCAGCTATAAGTGCATACTCTTTGCTGCTGGGAACCAGGCTGAGTCCTGTCTCTGCAGGGAAGGAATTACCTGGAGCTTGTCTCGCTGTTGGGCAGCTGTGAGGTGACAGCAGCGATCTAAGCCTGGGTGTTGCAGGTTtgatttagcttttttttttttttgttaagattTTTGTCACCTTTTTGCAAGGACTTCTGCAGCTGGATCTGTGCTGACAAATGCTTATGAAAACTTATTGAAAGCAGCGGGATAGAAAGCTCTGGATTTTGTGCCAGAAAGCCTGGCACAGGCTGGATTTAAATAATCAGGAGGTAATGCTCAGTGTTCTAAGACACGtggctattttatttattaaagcaggttttttttctttggaaagcagaATGAAGGTAACTAGACTTGATTACACTTTGTGCTCTGTGGCTCAAACAGCTCTGACTTCCctttgcctgcctgcagcagctgttccTTGGTGCTGCCACATAAGAGGCAGCAAGTACCAACTGGCCAACATGCTGCTGCAGAACAACATAGAGCTGCTGCGTTCCAGTTATTCTGCATGTACCAATTTGGGATCTCCCTCCTTTggagttgcttttttttttaatgggaaatcGACAAAAATGTTACTACTTTGGACACTGCTGTCTGTCTTCGTGACGCAAATTTAGTGGAATTGGCTGATGAGGCCAAAAGTAATCAGgagagatggatggatggacagacaaTAGATGGGGTGTATTTGCacaatccttttattttttgtggagaccaggcaaaaaaaacctttgTTCTGCTCATATTTTTTGCATCAGCTGATCGAATTCCATTTGTGAATTAGTATGCACGAGAACTGCACTGCTTAATCGGTCTGTCAGGCATAGGCTAGGAGAATGTATCTAAATCCTTAAGCCCCAAAAGACGCCGTAACACTTCAAGCTGTAAGCTATTTCTGATAGTTGAAAACCATTcctcatttaaaaaagcagtaatGGAGTTGCAGATGAAAAGAACTAACTTCTAAAGCACTCGAGCCCTATACTTAACCTACTTGAATCCCCCTTTAAAATTTTGGAGCAGCAGTATCACAAATCTAACAATAATACAACAAAAGCAACTGCCAAGCTGCACTTATAGGTTAATTACAGATCCTGCAGGATAGGATGAAACATGGTAGCGCGCATAGCTGCAGTGGCTGCAGTAACATTTTGTGAATCTGAATGTTTAGTGAATTGAATGGTGACATCTGCTGGCCCAGAGGCATTCAGGTGACATAACCTCTCTGTGCAGGTGCTTTTGTCttgctttaaaatcttttgaAGGTAACATGGAGTAATGATGGAAGATGGGGGCCCGTGTGCACACACAGAACAGAAAGTGTGTGAAAATACTGAGAAGACTCTGTGTGAAATGAGCACCTGCCATTTCATATTTGGCTCGGTTTGAAAGTTGTATATTTCTTTTGTGCTAGGTATTTCAATCCTTTCTTAAGAGGCTGGATTTGGGACCTAAAATAACATTGGATTCTGAGATGAAATTGTCTAACAACCTTTTGTATTCTTCCCAGGGTGTCTGTGTGGTTTGTATATACACGTATGTTCACATGGGTCTTACGAATTCGCTGCTCAGAAGAGGAAATAGTTTCTTGGTTTTGTAATGTGTACAGAAAACTAGTGAGCTGTATTTCCCATTGCAGCCTTTGCTGCTTTCTATGAGATGACAGCATAAGTTTGATGGGaattaaatcttttcttcttttaattttgtttccaattCTGCCACTAATTTGTGTGATGATAGGCCAGCTGCTCTATCTCAGAGACTTCCAAACATGCGAAGAAGTCGCTGTGTTGAGCATGATGGCTTCACTGAAGAGTATCACAGAAATCCCAGTTCAGTCATTTACTTTCACTCATTGTGCCAAGTGCAGCTGATTATCTGAGCTGTGCTCCTGGAGAACTTATCTGTGAAGTATCATTCCAGTACCTGGTGTTTCACCAGACCGATTCCTTCTCTCCTTTGACCCTTAAGGTCTGTTAAGCTTTGCAACTAACATTCATCCCCATTCTTCCTTGACAGACAGTGTCCCTGTGGGGAAACTCGGGGCGCATGGAAATGACAGCTCCTAAGTTCATGGACATACAGCGGGCCATCCAACCAGACTGGTTCCAGTGCATCTCTGATGGAGACACCATTTCTGGGGAAGTTGGTAGAAAAAGGGCCAAGAAGTCTGTGGATAGGTCGCTTTCCTTCTTGGATGTTTGCCTTCAGCTGTTAGAAAAATCACCGGTAAGGTCCCCAGAATATCAGGGCAATAGCACTGTGGCTGCTTTTTGGTCTGTGCTGTATCCTGGGCCAGTCCCAGGATGTGATTTAGTAGGAAATCGTGTCATGCATATGTATCAGAGAATGCCCAGGTGACAGTCCTGAATGAGGTATAACCAGTAGTGCAGTGGGTTTTCCTTCTGCCACTCTTCTGATAACTTGCCTTCTGCACCAGGATACCCATCTCTGCTAGGTGAGGAGaattttcccccctccccccttttttttccacttctggaCTGTAGTACGTTTCTTTCACATAGCTTCATGCTATCTGTATAGGTGGGCAAGGTAGCATCTTTTCATTCAGATTGAGAAAACCCATCTTTTTGTTCTGAAGTCCCCTCAGTTCCAAGTGAGGGAGGACTTGCTAGAATTTACCAGTgctattctttatttcttctagcAGCTTTGAAACTTCCCTGCCTTTTGAAAGGTGGCATACTTTCTGAGTCTGTACTACGTTGGAAAACGGGTGACAGGAGCTGGTACTGATATCCCCTGAAAGGCAATTCGTTGTGAGATCTGGTGTCTGACAGCCAGGATAATGGCTCCTGCTTTGTATTCCGCAGTGACATGTGTAGTGCTGAGGGGCCATCTATAAAAATCCATGTACAAAGATGGTCTGTGGTTATTGCCTTCTACAGGGAGGTGGGAAGCATGGCACCAAATTTCTCAGTGAGTTAGTGTCAAGGTAAGGAGCAGAATCTGTCCCTCCTAATCCCATTTCTACCTTATGCTTGGACTTCACAGTGTTCGGCGGGGAATAGTCTTACATGGGATGAAACACTGTGGCTCTGGCAAGTTCCTGGGAATGCAAGGCTTAAGTAGCAGGCATCTGGAGTCTGGGCTGTGAGATGTCTTGTGTGTCTTTGGCAGAGCACACTCTAACACTTGTAGCTTTCTCCTGGGCCAGGAACTACAAGGAAGTGTAATGTTTGGGGCAATTGAAGGTGGAGATGTCTTGGAAGAGAGGCTCAGATCAGCCAGGGAGACTGCCAAGCGACCTGTGGGTGGCTTTCTGCTAGATGGCTTCCAGGGATGTGCCATGGCCAAGGAGACCAAGTTGAAACTGATAGCTTCTgtcacagcagagctgccagaaGATAAACCAAGGTAAGTTGTGTGGGCAACATCCCAAGAAGTCCATCTGTCCTATTTTGAGGACTGTCTACAGGCTGCTGTGCAATATCACTGTAGGAAATAATCACTGTGTTGCACAGCTCTGCATGTGTGCCAGGGTGCTTAAATTCTGCCACTGTCAGGCTGCAGTCTTCAACCCTTGTTTCAATTTTTAGCTGCAGTTGGCACCAAGCTGTACTCATGCTGCGGGTTTGAGTATTCCCCATATTTGGAGAATAatcaagattttatttcaagtcatctttacttctttttatgaAGAATGACAGTAGGATATTTCTGGGCTGCTTGCATTTGGCCTCTGAGGCGATGGTTTACTTGAAGTTCGGCTTGAACAAGAATGTTACTATCAACCTGTTTTACAGGGCCCTCTTAGATAAACTGTCATGTTTCCAGTTCTCTCTGGTCTGAACTGGTGGAGAAGAGCAGAGGGAGGTGCTGACAGAACCAGCCAGTGCTTACGCGATCTTATGGCAGCCAGCTCTGACCTAGTGCTTGAGGCACTGAGCCAGTGAACTACCAGAGGTGGTACAGCCCAGCCCAAAACAATTGTATTCTCTGCTTGGACTGGCATAGCACGGGGATTGTTGTGTGTTACGACTTGTTAGTTGCACCCATCAGATCCATGCCAGAGACTGGACAGGAGTGGCAGCGTTCTTGACTCTTATAAATGACAAACAGTAACTAAAGAGTTCCATAGAATGTGTGCAGTATTAGCTAGTGGTTCAAGAAGTGGAGGGATTTCTTAGCACTGTGTTGAGCTTGCTGGCTTTTGCATGGGTTGCTCTTACAAGCTGCAACAGAAGCAGTACATGTgcttttttcatcattttgtgAAGAGCATGACTCAGGCCCCATTGGCTTTCTGTAGCTGTGCTTCCCTCTGCTAGCTGAGCATTGCTCTGACCTAATGgtgttcaaaagaaaattaaatgcagaagCATATGTCCGGTGTTGCAGCTTGTTCATGCTTAGTGGTGTCTGGGGTTTGAATTTTCCTGACAATTAGAAGGCTTGCTGTGTTGTTGCCATCCTGTCTGGTTGAGCTACTTAAAAAGGTCTCCTGGGAGCATTAGAGTCCAATCTGCTCAGCTAACCTTAGTGGCTACCGGTGCATCTGCCTCATCTATCAAATAGTTTGCTTCTCTGGTTAAGACAAGTGTTTCTGACCTCTTTGTAGAAAGCAAGCTGGTTAGGGGGTCTTGTAAAAACATCAAGTGAATTTCAGACAATCCTGCTTTCCTGAATCACCTGTGCCATTCTGGCTGGAGAAGttgttttgcagctgtgttCTACCCCAATATGAAATTCTCTAGAAGACAAACACTTTCCGTGCTTCACCCAAGAAGGAACTGCTTTTTGTGTGGTGGTGAAATGAGCTTATGTATTTACTCTTTAGAGTCCTTTCATGTACCTAAAGACGCTGAAGGTCTCTtggtaaaatttattttccttttcagtagcATCAGAACCCTTGCAAGGACAAATGCTTGTCCTTTACCTGGGCGAAGATAAGTTCTATCAAGGGTTTCAATCATATATGCAGAGCTACTGTTTCAACTATTGAGTataattttctccctgccatGAGAGCCTGAAACATAAGACACTCATGCTGTAAACTTCTCCCGTCCTTATTCTGTGCTCATCAATTTAATTGGAGTACTTAGAAAAGTGACTAAAAATGGCACCTTGTGACTTCATTTATCAGCCCCTGTGTATTTTCCTAATTATCTGTTTAGATCATTGCCCTACATAGCTTCTACTGCTGTCAGCCCAGCCATGCACCTGCAGGAGAGCAGGCACTGCTCTATTCTCTTCTGCTTCACCCACCCTCAGGGAAGCTGCCAGCTAAATTTGGCTAACAGCAGGATCTATATTGATGGTAATCCAGCTGGGCTCTTCCTGGCTTCTAATGCCATGTCCCAGGAGATGTTAAAGCCCAGGTTTTTGGGTAAATCATTTGAGCAGGTAGAGTGTAAAGAGGAGGGAAGAATAAAGCAAGGAACTCTTATCTTTCCAATGACATTTCTCATTAGTGCATTCTCCTTCAGGCAGTTCTCCAAGTGCTATATGATGTGTCTCTCACCTGAAGGACTTGTATCTTTGACCAGCTAtctcctgctgtctctgctgctcttgaTCAAGTCTTTTTAGACTGTCTCCTAAAGAGTTACCTGGCAAAGTGGTCCATGTGTCTGGAAACTGGTAGTTCCCTGGGGCACAAACATGACTGAGGAAAATGCGTGTTCCATGGCAAAGATGTTAGGTG
The Phalacrocorax aristotelis chromosome 1, bGulAri2.1, whole genome shotgun sequence DNA segment above includes these coding regions:
- the QTRT2 gene encoding queuine tRNA-ribosyltransferase accessory subunit 2, with translation MRVSLRGAGGGGRLGVLAGLGRGGAAALPLPGCLLYTRTGSAPHLTRDTLQAVGGVPAVAQLALPAMAELHEVLEEYKEGAAKFIGMPDTVLYCSLHDPVTPCPSGYNTNKTVSLWGNSGRMEMTAPKFMDIQRAIQPDWFQCISDGDTISGEVGRKRAKKSVDRSLSFLDVCLQLLEKSPELQGSVMFGAIEGGDVLEERLRSARETAKRPVGGFLLDGFQGCAMAKETKLKLIASVTAELPEDKPRIIHGVGKPDEVLECIERGVDIFESFFPFQVTERGCALVFSYDCHPDPEAAVLKQNGAQDLEKNGAKEDQDDISKADPEMTPFEIFLKDKRYQDDFGPVLEGCTCYCCQRHTRAYVHHLLVTNELLAGVLLMMHNFQHYFSFFSAIRDALRDNKLDQLKKLVFGQALQGPANTKPGQ